One segment of Setaria viridis chromosome 4, Setaria_viridis_v4.0, whole genome shotgun sequence DNA contains the following:
- the LOC117852646 gene encoding protein argonaute 1D isoform X1 — MPPSVPCPFSFSFFSRRGSVSPFPPGETISSSFSAHCFAAPGMGSWRPRMPGFGEGSQAAEPGGGGRGPGRGFRGRGASYHQQFPQGGRGAGYYQHGQGAASQPRGAMTPQQWRPAGPAAGYLGHGQAYREVQPPQNYGGDRGGRGSAPSAIAPELRQAMETSHEPDNISSPEAGSPDLSPRASTVEVTDQLKDLSVQGESSVGQEIVQAFPVSHNSYKFPHRPGNGSIGTRCLVKANYFFAELPDKDLHQYDVSITPDVTSRIRSRSVMEELVKLHKMSYLGGRLPAYDGRKSLYTAGPLPFTSKEFHITLLEEDDGSGVERRQKTYKVVIKFAARADLRRLEQFIAGRQAEAPQEALQVLDIVLRELPTARYAPFGRSFFSPDLGRRRSLGEGIESWRGFYQSIRPTQMGLSLNIDMSATAFFEPLPVIDFVAQLLNTDIHSRPLSDAERVKIKKALRGVKVEVTHRGNMRRKYRIAGLTSQATRELTFPVDQGGTVKSVVQYFQETYGFAIQHTYLPCLQVGNQQRPNYLPMEVCKIVEGQRYSKRLNQSQIRALLEETCQRPHDRERDIIQMVNHNSYHEDPYAKEFGIKISERLASVEARILPAPRLKYNETGREKDCLPRVGQWNMMNKKMVNGGRVRSWFCVNFARNVQESVASGFCRELARMCQASGMDFALEPILPPMHAHPDQVERALKARFHDVMNMLGPQRKELDLLIGILPDNNGSLYGDLKRVCEIDLGIVSQCCCAKQVFKMNKQILANLALKLNVKVGGRNTVLVDAVSRRIPLVTDRPTIIFGADVTHPHPGEDSSPSIAAVVASQDWPEVTKYAGLVSAQSHRQELIEDLYKVTHDPQRGTICGGMIRELLISFKRSTGQKPQRILFYRDGVSEGQFYQVLLHELDAIRRACASLEANYQPQVTFIVVQKRHHTRLFAHNHNDQNSVDRSGNILPGTVVDSKICHPTEFDFFLCSHAGIKGTSRPAHYHVLWDENNFTADALQTLTNNLCYTYARCTRSVSIVPPAYYAHLAAFRARFYMEPDSSESGSLASGVRGGGAPSSSSTSRSTRAATGGAVRPLPALKDSVKNVMFYC; from the exons atgcctccatctgttccttgcCCTTTTTCTTTTAGTTTCTTTTCTCGCCGCGGCTCTGTCAGTCCTTTTCCTCCTGGAGAAACAAT TTCATCAAGTTTTTCAGCTCACTGTTTCGCTGCCCCCGGCATGGGATCGTGGAGACCAAGAATGCCTGGGTTTGGAGAGGGCTCCCAGGCTGCTGagcctggtggtggtgggagagGTCCTGGAAGAGGTTTTCGTGGCCGTGGTGCCTCCTACCATCAACAATTCCCACAAGGTGGTCGTGGAGCTGGCTACTACCAGCATGGACAAGGTGCTGCGTCTCAACCTCGTGGAGCAATGACGCCACAGCAGTGGCGGCCTGCTGGCCCTGCTGCAGGGTATTTGGGCCATGGTCAGGCTTACAGAGAAGTGCAGCCACCACAAAACTATGGTGGTGATAGAGGTGGACGCGGGTCAGCTCCATCCGCCATAGCTCCCGAGCTGCGCCAAGCAATGGAAACTTCACATGAACCGGATAACATCTCCTCACCAGAAGCAGGCTCTCCAGATCTGTCACCACGCGCTTCTACTGTGGAAGTGACGGATCAGCTGAAAGATTTGTCTGTACAGGGTGAATCTAGTGTGGGCCAAGAGATTGTGCAAGCATTTCCGGTGTCTCACAATTCATATAAGTTTCCTCACCGCCCGGGAAATGGAAGTATTGGCACCAGGTGTTTGGTGAAGGCAAATTACTTCTTTGCTGAACTGCCTGACAAGGATCTTCATCAGTATGAT GTTTCAATCACCCCAGATGTTACATCACGAATTCGGAGCCGTTCTGTGATGGAAGAGTTGGTAAAGCTGCATAAGATGTCATACTTGGGAGGGCGGCTTCCGGCCTATGATGGTAGAAAGAGCCTATACACGGCTGGCCCACTGCCATTCACTTCAAAAGAATTTCACATTACTCTACTTGAGGAAGATGATGGTTCTGGTGTGGAGAG GCGTCAGAAAACTTACAAGGTGGTGATTAAATTTGCTGCAAGAGCTGATCTCCGCCGTCTTGAGCAATTTATTGCCGGAAGGCAGGCAGAGGCTCCTCAAGAGGCTTTGCAAGTTCTTGACATTGTCCTGCGGGAGCTGCCAACAGCAAG ATATGCACCATTTGGTCGATCTTTTTTCTCTCCTGACCTTGGGAGGAGGCGATCCCTTGGCGAGGGAATAGAAAGCTGGCGAGGGTTCTATCAGAGCATTCGTCCTACTCAGATGGGCTTGTCATTGAACATTG ATATGTCAGCTACTGCTTTCTTTGAGCCATTACCTGTGATAGATTTTGTTGCACAGCTTTTAAATACTGATATCCACTCGAGGCCCCTCTCAGATGCTGAACGTGTCAAG ATCAAGAAGGCCTTAAGAGGAGTGAAGGTGGAAGTTACCCACCGTGGTAACATGCGGCGGAAGTATAGAATAGCTGGTTTAACATCTCAGGCAACTCGAGAGCTAAC TTTCCCTGTTGATCAAGGGGGCACAGTGAAGTCTGTTGTACAATATTTTCAAGAGACATATGGCTTTGCCATCCAGCATACCTACCTGCCCTGCCTGCAGGTTGGCAACCAGCAGCGTCCAAATTACCTTCCAATGGAG GTCTGCAAAATAGTGGAGGGGCAGAGGTACTCCAAGAGATTAAACCAGAGTCAGATAAGAGCCCTTTTAGAGGAGACATGTCAGCGCCCACATGATCGGGAGCGTGACATAATTCAG ATGGTGAATCATAACTCTTACCATGAGGATCCTTATGCTAAAGAGTTTGGCATTAAGATCAGTGAGCGTTTGGCTTCAGTTGAGGCACGGATTTTACCTGCTCCTCGG CTCAAATATAACGAGACTGGCAGAGAGAAGGACTGCTTGCCAAGAGTTGGGCAGTGGAATATGATGAACAAG AAAATGGTAAATGGTGGTAGAGTCAGGAGCTGGTTCTGTGTCAATTTTGCTCGAAATGTGCAAGAGAGTGTTGCAAGCGGATTCTGTCGTGAACTTGCTCGCATGTGCCAGGCCTCAGGAATG GACTTTGCTTTGGAGCCTATTCTTCCACCTATGCATGCACATCCTGATCAAGTGGAGCGAGCTCTGAAAGCCAGGTTCCATGATGTAATGAACATGCTCGGACCACAGCGCAAGGAGCTTGATTTGCTTATAGGAATACTTCCTGACAACAATGGTTCTCTTTATG GTGATTTGAAGCGTGTCTGCGAAATAGACCTTGGGATAGTTTCACAGTGCTGCTGTGCGAAGCAAGTTTTTAAGATGAACAAACAGATACTGGCAAATCTTGCTCTGAAGTTAAATGTCAAG GTTGGAGGAAGGAACACTGTACTGGTTGATGCAGTGTCAAGACGCATTCCTTTGGTGACTGACAGGCCTACCATCATATTTGGTGCGGATGTAACCCATCCTCATCCTGGTGAAGATAGCAGCCCTTCCATTGCAGCT GTTGTGGCGTCCCAAGATTGGCCTGAGGTGACAAAGTATGCTGGTTTAGTTTCTGCTCAATCTCACAGGCAAGAGCTAATAGAGGATCTGTATAAGGTGACACATGATCCTCAGAGAGGAACAATCTGTGGTGGCATGATCAG GGAGCTTCTTATATCCTTCAAAAGATCAACTGGTCAAAAGCCTCAGAGGATACTATTCTACAG GGATGGTGTGAGTGAAGGGCAGTTTTACCAAGTTCTACTGCATGAGCTGGATGCAATCCGAAGG GCATGTGCATCGCTGGAAGCAAATTACCAGCCACAGGTGACTTTTATCGTGGTCCAGAAACGGCACCATACAAGGTTGTTTGCACACAACCACAATGATCAGAATTCAGTTGACAGGAGCGGCAACATACTTCCTG GTACTGttgtggactcgaagatctGCCATCCTACAGAGTTTGACTTCTTCCTGTGCAGCCACGCTGGCATCAAGGGCACAAGCCGTCCTGCTCACTACCATGTCCTGTGGGATGAGAACAACTTCACAGCTGATGCACTGCAGACCCTTACCAACAACCTCTGCTACAC TTATGCGAGGTGCACGCGCTCTGTATCTATTG TCCCACCAGCGTACTACGCTCATCTGGCTGCTTTCCGCGCCCGGTTCTACATGGAGCCCGACAGCTCGGAAAGCGGGTCGCTGGCAAGTGGCGTCCGTGGAGGCGGAGCGCCGTCCAGCTCGTCGACGTCACGCAGCACCCGAGCGGCCACCGGCGGAGCCGTCAGGCCCCTCCCCGCGCTCAAGGACAGCGTCAAGAACGTCATGTTCTACTGCTGA
- the LOC117852646 gene encoding protein argonaute 1D isoform X3, which yields MGSWRPRMPGFGEGSQAAEPGGGGRGPGRGFRGRGASYHQQFPQGGRGAGYYQHGQGAASQPRGAMTPQQWRPAGPAAGYLGHGQAYREVQPPQNYGGDRGGRGSAPSAIAPELRQAMETSHEPDNISSPEAGSPDLSPRASTVEVTDQLKDLSVQGESSVGQEIVQAFPVSHNSYKFPHRPGNGSIGTRCLVKANYFFAELPDKDLHQYDVSITPDVTSRIRSRSVMEELVKLHKMSYLGGRLPAYDGRKSLYTAGPLPFTSKEFHITLLEEDDGSGVERRQKTYKVVIKFAARADLRRLEQFIAGRQAEAPQEALQVLDIVLRELPTARYAPFGRSFFSPDLGRRRSLGEGIESWRGFYQSIRPTQMGLSLNIDMSATAFFEPLPVIDFVAQLLNTDIHSRPLSDAERVKIKKALRGVKVEVTHRGNMRRKYRIAGLTSQATRELTFPVDQGGTVKSVVQYFQETYGFAIQHTYLPCLQVGNQQRPNYLPMEVCKIVEGQRYSKRLNQSQIRALLEETCQRPHDRERDIIQMVNHNSYHEDPYAKEFGIKISERLASVEARILPAPRLKYNETGREKDCLPRVGQWNMMNKKMVNGGRVRSWFCVNFARNVQESVASGFCRELARMCQASGMDFALEPILPPMHAHPDQVERALKARFHDVMNMLGPQRKELDLLIGILPDNNGSLYGDLKRVCEIDLGIVSQCCCAKQVFKMNKQILANLALKLNVKVGGRNTVLVDAVSRRIPLVTDRPTIIFGADVTHPHPGEDSSPSIAAVVASQDWPEVTKYAGLVSAQSHRQELIEDLYKVTHDPQRGTICGGMIRELLISFKRSTGQKPQRILFYRDGVSEGQFYQVLLHELDAIRRACASLEANYQPQVTFIVVQKRHHTRLFAHNHNDQNSVDRSGNILPGTVVDSKICHPTEFDFFLCSHAGIKGTSRPAHYHVLWDENNFTADALQTLTNNLCYTYARCTRSVSIVPPAYYAHLAAFRARFYMEPDSSESGSLASGVRGGGAPSSSSTSRSTRAATGGAVRPLPALKDSVKNVMFYC from the exons ATGGGATCGTGGAGACCAAGAATGCCTGGGTTTGGAGAGGGCTCCCAGGCTGCTGagcctggtggtggtgggagagGTCCTGGAAGAGGTTTTCGTGGCCGTGGTGCCTCCTACCATCAACAATTCCCACAAGGTGGTCGTGGAGCTGGCTACTACCAGCATGGACAAGGTGCTGCGTCTCAACCTCGTGGAGCAATGACGCCACAGCAGTGGCGGCCTGCTGGCCCTGCTGCAGGGTATTTGGGCCATGGTCAGGCTTACAGAGAAGTGCAGCCACCACAAAACTATGGTGGTGATAGAGGTGGACGCGGGTCAGCTCCATCCGCCATAGCTCCCGAGCTGCGCCAAGCAATGGAAACTTCACATGAACCGGATAACATCTCCTCACCAGAAGCAGGCTCTCCAGATCTGTCACCACGCGCTTCTACTGTGGAAGTGACGGATCAGCTGAAAGATTTGTCTGTACAGGGTGAATCTAGTGTGGGCCAAGAGATTGTGCAAGCATTTCCGGTGTCTCACAATTCATATAAGTTTCCTCACCGCCCGGGAAATGGAAGTATTGGCACCAGGTGTTTGGTGAAGGCAAATTACTTCTTTGCTGAACTGCCTGACAAGGATCTTCATCAGTATGAT GTTTCAATCACCCCAGATGTTACATCACGAATTCGGAGCCGTTCTGTGATGGAAGAGTTGGTAAAGCTGCATAAGATGTCATACTTGGGAGGGCGGCTTCCGGCCTATGATGGTAGAAAGAGCCTATACACGGCTGGCCCACTGCCATTCACTTCAAAAGAATTTCACATTACTCTACTTGAGGAAGATGATGGTTCTGGTGTGGAGAG GCGTCAGAAAACTTACAAGGTGGTGATTAAATTTGCTGCAAGAGCTGATCTCCGCCGTCTTGAGCAATTTATTGCCGGAAGGCAGGCAGAGGCTCCTCAAGAGGCTTTGCAAGTTCTTGACATTGTCCTGCGGGAGCTGCCAACAGCAAG ATATGCACCATTTGGTCGATCTTTTTTCTCTCCTGACCTTGGGAGGAGGCGATCCCTTGGCGAGGGAATAGAAAGCTGGCGAGGGTTCTATCAGAGCATTCGTCCTACTCAGATGGGCTTGTCATTGAACATTG ATATGTCAGCTACTGCTTTCTTTGAGCCATTACCTGTGATAGATTTTGTTGCACAGCTTTTAAATACTGATATCCACTCGAGGCCCCTCTCAGATGCTGAACGTGTCAAG ATCAAGAAGGCCTTAAGAGGAGTGAAGGTGGAAGTTACCCACCGTGGTAACATGCGGCGGAAGTATAGAATAGCTGGTTTAACATCTCAGGCAACTCGAGAGCTAAC TTTCCCTGTTGATCAAGGGGGCACAGTGAAGTCTGTTGTACAATATTTTCAAGAGACATATGGCTTTGCCATCCAGCATACCTACCTGCCCTGCCTGCAGGTTGGCAACCAGCAGCGTCCAAATTACCTTCCAATGGAG GTCTGCAAAATAGTGGAGGGGCAGAGGTACTCCAAGAGATTAAACCAGAGTCAGATAAGAGCCCTTTTAGAGGAGACATGTCAGCGCCCACATGATCGGGAGCGTGACATAATTCAG ATGGTGAATCATAACTCTTACCATGAGGATCCTTATGCTAAAGAGTTTGGCATTAAGATCAGTGAGCGTTTGGCTTCAGTTGAGGCACGGATTTTACCTGCTCCTCGG CTCAAATATAACGAGACTGGCAGAGAGAAGGACTGCTTGCCAAGAGTTGGGCAGTGGAATATGATGAACAAG AAAATGGTAAATGGTGGTAGAGTCAGGAGCTGGTTCTGTGTCAATTTTGCTCGAAATGTGCAAGAGAGTGTTGCAAGCGGATTCTGTCGTGAACTTGCTCGCATGTGCCAGGCCTCAGGAATG GACTTTGCTTTGGAGCCTATTCTTCCACCTATGCATGCACATCCTGATCAAGTGGAGCGAGCTCTGAAAGCCAGGTTCCATGATGTAATGAACATGCTCGGACCACAGCGCAAGGAGCTTGATTTGCTTATAGGAATACTTCCTGACAACAATGGTTCTCTTTATG GTGATTTGAAGCGTGTCTGCGAAATAGACCTTGGGATAGTTTCACAGTGCTGCTGTGCGAAGCAAGTTTTTAAGATGAACAAACAGATACTGGCAAATCTTGCTCTGAAGTTAAATGTCAAG GTTGGAGGAAGGAACACTGTACTGGTTGATGCAGTGTCAAGACGCATTCCTTTGGTGACTGACAGGCCTACCATCATATTTGGTGCGGATGTAACCCATCCTCATCCTGGTGAAGATAGCAGCCCTTCCATTGCAGCT GTTGTGGCGTCCCAAGATTGGCCTGAGGTGACAAAGTATGCTGGTTTAGTTTCTGCTCAATCTCACAGGCAAGAGCTAATAGAGGATCTGTATAAGGTGACACATGATCCTCAGAGAGGAACAATCTGTGGTGGCATGATCAG GGAGCTTCTTATATCCTTCAAAAGATCAACTGGTCAAAAGCCTCAGAGGATACTATTCTACAG GGATGGTGTGAGTGAAGGGCAGTTTTACCAAGTTCTACTGCATGAGCTGGATGCAATCCGAAGG GCATGTGCATCGCTGGAAGCAAATTACCAGCCACAGGTGACTTTTATCGTGGTCCAGAAACGGCACCATACAAGGTTGTTTGCACACAACCACAATGATCAGAATTCAGTTGACAGGAGCGGCAACATACTTCCTG GTACTGttgtggactcgaagatctGCCATCCTACAGAGTTTGACTTCTTCCTGTGCAGCCACGCTGGCATCAAGGGCACAAGCCGTCCTGCTCACTACCATGTCCTGTGGGATGAGAACAACTTCACAGCTGATGCACTGCAGACCCTTACCAACAACCTCTGCTACAC TTATGCGAGGTGCACGCGCTCTGTATCTATTG TCCCACCAGCGTACTACGCTCATCTGGCTGCTTTCCGCGCCCGGTTCTACATGGAGCCCGACAGCTCGGAAAGCGGGTCGCTGGCAAGTGGCGTCCGTGGAGGCGGAGCGCCGTCCAGCTCGTCGACGTCACGCAGCACCCGAGCGGCCACCGGCGGAGCCGTCAGGCCCCTCCCCGCGCTCAAGGACAGCGTCAAGAACGTCATGTTCTACTGCTGA
- the LOC117852646 gene encoding protein argonaute 1D isoform X2 — translation MRVLLSSSFSAHCFAAPGMGSWRPRMPGFGEGSQAAEPGGGGRGPGRGFRGRGASYHQQFPQGGRGAGYYQHGQGAASQPRGAMTPQQWRPAGPAAGYLGHGQAYREVQPPQNYGGDRGGRGSAPSAIAPELRQAMETSHEPDNISSPEAGSPDLSPRASTVEVTDQLKDLSVQGESSVGQEIVQAFPVSHNSYKFPHRPGNGSIGTRCLVKANYFFAELPDKDLHQYDVSITPDVTSRIRSRSVMEELVKLHKMSYLGGRLPAYDGRKSLYTAGPLPFTSKEFHITLLEEDDGSGVERRQKTYKVVIKFAARADLRRLEQFIAGRQAEAPQEALQVLDIVLRELPTARYAPFGRSFFSPDLGRRRSLGEGIESWRGFYQSIRPTQMGLSLNIDMSATAFFEPLPVIDFVAQLLNTDIHSRPLSDAERVKIKKALRGVKVEVTHRGNMRRKYRIAGLTSQATRELTFPVDQGGTVKSVVQYFQETYGFAIQHTYLPCLQVGNQQRPNYLPMEVCKIVEGQRYSKRLNQSQIRALLEETCQRPHDRERDIIQMVNHNSYHEDPYAKEFGIKISERLASVEARILPAPRLKYNETGREKDCLPRVGQWNMMNKKMVNGGRVRSWFCVNFARNVQESVASGFCRELARMCQASGMDFALEPILPPMHAHPDQVERALKARFHDVMNMLGPQRKELDLLIGILPDNNGSLYGDLKRVCEIDLGIVSQCCCAKQVFKMNKQILANLALKLNVKVGGRNTVLVDAVSRRIPLVTDRPTIIFGADVTHPHPGEDSSPSIAAVVASQDWPEVTKYAGLVSAQSHRQELIEDLYKVTHDPQRGTICGGMIRELLISFKRSTGQKPQRILFYRDGVSEGQFYQVLLHELDAIRRACASLEANYQPQVTFIVVQKRHHTRLFAHNHNDQNSVDRSGNILPGTVVDSKICHPTEFDFFLCSHAGIKGTSRPAHYHVLWDENNFTADALQTLTNNLCYTYARCTRSVSIVPPAYYAHLAAFRARFYMEPDSSESGSLASGVRGGGAPSSSSTSRSTRAATGGAVRPLPALKDSVKNVMFYC, via the exons ATGCGGGTGCTTCT TTCATCAAGTTTTTCAGCTCACTGTTTCGCTGCCCCCGGCATGGGATCGTGGAGACCAAGAATGCCTGGGTTTGGAGAGGGCTCCCAGGCTGCTGagcctggtggtggtgggagagGTCCTGGAAGAGGTTTTCGTGGCCGTGGTGCCTCCTACCATCAACAATTCCCACAAGGTGGTCGTGGAGCTGGCTACTACCAGCATGGACAAGGTGCTGCGTCTCAACCTCGTGGAGCAATGACGCCACAGCAGTGGCGGCCTGCTGGCCCTGCTGCAGGGTATTTGGGCCATGGTCAGGCTTACAGAGAAGTGCAGCCACCACAAAACTATGGTGGTGATAGAGGTGGACGCGGGTCAGCTCCATCCGCCATAGCTCCCGAGCTGCGCCAAGCAATGGAAACTTCACATGAACCGGATAACATCTCCTCACCAGAAGCAGGCTCTCCAGATCTGTCACCACGCGCTTCTACTGTGGAAGTGACGGATCAGCTGAAAGATTTGTCTGTACAGGGTGAATCTAGTGTGGGCCAAGAGATTGTGCAAGCATTTCCGGTGTCTCACAATTCATATAAGTTTCCTCACCGCCCGGGAAATGGAAGTATTGGCACCAGGTGTTTGGTGAAGGCAAATTACTTCTTTGCTGAACTGCCTGACAAGGATCTTCATCAGTATGAT GTTTCAATCACCCCAGATGTTACATCACGAATTCGGAGCCGTTCTGTGATGGAAGAGTTGGTAAAGCTGCATAAGATGTCATACTTGGGAGGGCGGCTTCCGGCCTATGATGGTAGAAAGAGCCTATACACGGCTGGCCCACTGCCATTCACTTCAAAAGAATTTCACATTACTCTACTTGAGGAAGATGATGGTTCTGGTGTGGAGAG GCGTCAGAAAACTTACAAGGTGGTGATTAAATTTGCTGCAAGAGCTGATCTCCGCCGTCTTGAGCAATTTATTGCCGGAAGGCAGGCAGAGGCTCCTCAAGAGGCTTTGCAAGTTCTTGACATTGTCCTGCGGGAGCTGCCAACAGCAAG ATATGCACCATTTGGTCGATCTTTTTTCTCTCCTGACCTTGGGAGGAGGCGATCCCTTGGCGAGGGAATAGAAAGCTGGCGAGGGTTCTATCAGAGCATTCGTCCTACTCAGATGGGCTTGTCATTGAACATTG ATATGTCAGCTACTGCTTTCTTTGAGCCATTACCTGTGATAGATTTTGTTGCACAGCTTTTAAATACTGATATCCACTCGAGGCCCCTCTCAGATGCTGAACGTGTCAAG ATCAAGAAGGCCTTAAGAGGAGTGAAGGTGGAAGTTACCCACCGTGGTAACATGCGGCGGAAGTATAGAATAGCTGGTTTAACATCTCAGGCAACTCGAGAGCTAAC TTTCCCTGTTGATCAAGGGGGCACAGTGAAGTCTGTTGTACAATATTTTCAAGAGACATATGGCTTTGCCATCCAGCATACCTACCTGCCCTGCCTGCAGGTTGGCAACCAGCAGCGTCCAAATTACCTTCCAATGGAG GTCTGCAAAATAGTGGAGGGGCAGAGGTACTCCAAGAGATTAAACCAGAGTCAGATAAGAGCCCTTTTAGAGGAGACATGTCAGCGCCCACATGATCGGGAGCGTGACATAATTCAG ATGGTGAATCATAACTCTTACCATGAGGATCCTTATGCTAAAGAGTTTGGCATTAAGATCAGTGAGCGTTTGGCTTCAGTTGAGGCACGGATTTTACCTGCTCCTCGG CTCAAATATAACGAGACTGGCAGAGAGAAGGACTGCTTGCCAAGAGTTGGGCAGTGGAATATGATGAACAAG AAAATGGTAAATGGTGGTAGAGTCAGGAGCTGGTTCTGTGTCAATTTTGCTCGAAATGTGCAAGAGAGTGTTGCAAGCGGATTCTGTCGTGAACTTGCTCGCATGTGCCAGGCCTCAGGAATG GACTTTGCTTTGGAGCCTATTCTTCCACCTATGCATGCACATCCTGATCAAGTGGAGCGAGCTCTGAAAGCCAGGTTCCATGATGTAATGAACATGCTCGGACCACAGCGCAAGGAGCTTGATTTGCTTATAGGAATACTTCCTGACAACAATGGTTCTCTTTATG GTGATTTGAAGCGTGTCTGCGAAATAGACCTTGGGATAGTTTCACAGTGCTGCTGTGCGAAGCAAGTTTTTAAGATGAACAAACAGATACTGGCAAATCTTGCTCTGAAGTTAAATGTCAAG GTTGGAGGAAGGAACACTGTACTGGTTGATGCAGTGTCAAGACGCATTCCTTTGGTGACTGACAGGCCTACCATCATATTTGGTGCGGATGTAACCCATCCTCATCCTGGTGAAGATAGCAGCCCTTCCATTGCAGCT GTTGTGGCGTCCCAAGATTGGCCTGAGGTGACAAAGTATGCTGGTTTAGTTTCTGCTCAATCTCACAGGCAAGAGCTAATAGAGGATCTGTATAAGGTGACACATGATCCTCAGAGAGGAACAATCTGTGGTGGCATGATCAG GGAGCTTCTTATATCCTTCAAAAGATCAACTGGTCAAAAGCCTCAGAGGATACTATTCTACAG GGATGGTGTGAGTGAAGGGCAGTTTTACCAAGTTCTACTGCATGAGCTGGATGCAATCCGAAGG GCATGTGCATCGCTGGAAGCAAATTACCAGCCACAGGTGACTTTTATCGTGGTCCAGAAACGGCACCATACAAGGTTGTTTGCACACAACCACAATGATCAGAATTCAGTTGACAGGAGCGGCAACATACTTCCTG GTACTGttgtggactcgaagatctGCCATCCTACAGAGTTTGACTTCTTCCTGTGCAGCCACGCTGGCATCAAGGGCACAAGCCGTCCTGCTCACTACCATGTCCTGTGGGATGAGAACAACTTCACAGCTGATGCACTGCAGACCCTTACCAACAACCTCTGCTACAC TTATGCGAGGTGCACGCGCTCTGTATCTATTG TCCCACCAGCGTACTACGCTCATCTGGCTGCTTTCCGCGCCCGGTTCTACATGGAGCCCGACAGCTCGGAAAGCGGGTCGCTGGCAAGTGGCGTCCGTGGAGGCGGAGCGCCGTCCAGCTCGTCGACGTCACGCAGCACCCGAGCGGCCACCGGCGGAGCCGTCAGGCCCCTCCCCGCGCTCAAGGACAGCGTCAAGAACGTCATGTTCTACTGCTGA